A portion of the Micromonospora vinacea genome contains these proteins:
- a CDS encoding DUF2630 family protein, with product MDDKTILNRISELVDEEHKLRADAQAHESGTEGEASERLRALEESLDQCWDLLRRRRAARETHGDPDAQGERPKPEVERYLQ from the coding sequence ATGGACGACAAGACCATCCTGAACCGGATCTCCGAGCTGGTCGACGAGGAACACAAGCTGCGTGCCGACGCCCAGGCCCACGAGTCGGGCACCGAGGGCGAGGCGAGCGAGCGACTGCGCGCCCTGGAGGAGTCCCTCGACCAGTGCTGGGACCTTTTGCGCCGCCGACGGGCCGCCCGCGAGACCCACGGCGACCCGGACGCCCAGGGCGAACGCCCCAAGCCCGAGGTGGAGCGCTACCTGCAATAG
- a CDS encoding serine protein kinase RIO has product MRDHDLPALERRSRGKSRFDDDEPQFLKRGRPTEPLADPDSEPDPDTGERWSSWDDAVHGPHPHPAWLVTELAAKDTELGVLKTGKEADVHLVRRAVPDTDRSCLLAVKRYRDPEHRLFHRDAGYLEGRRVRRSRENRAMAGRTAFGRQMIAGQWAAAEFAALARLWEIGAGHDRIAVPYPVQLRGTELMLEFVGDAESGEAAPRLAQLRPDPSELRDLWAQLVEALRVLARAGYAHGDLSPYNLLVHQGRLVVIDLPQVVDVVANPQGPEFLARDVRVVGAWFAARGLPAEQVDPGVLTGELLHEAGLR; this is encoded by the coding sequence GTGCGCGATCATGACCTTCCGGCGCTGGAGCGCCGCAGCCGCGGCAAGAGCCGCTTCGACGACGACGAACCGCAGTTTCTGAAGCGCGGGCGGCCCACCGAGCCGCTCGCAGACCCGGACAGCGAGCCCGACCCGGACACCGGCGAGCGCTGGTCGTCCTGGGACGACGCCGTCCACGGGCCGCATCCGCATCCGGCCTGGCTGGTAACCGAGTTGGCCGCCAAGGACACCGAGTTGGGTGTGCTCAAGACCGGCAAGGAGGCGGACGTCCACCTCGTCCGTCGGGCGGTGCCCGACACCGACCGGTCCTGCCTGCTCGCTGTGAAACGCTACCGCGATCCTGAACACCGGCTGTTCCACCGCGATGCCGGCTACCTGGAGGGCCGCCGGGTGCGCCGGTCCCGGGAGAACCGGGCGATGGCTGGCCGGACGGCGTTCGGCCGGCAGATGATCGCCGGGCAGTGGGCGGCGGCCGAGTTCGCAGCGCTGGCCCGGCTCTGGGAGATCGGCGCCGGGCACGACCGGATCGCCGTGCCGTACCCGGTGCAGTTGCGGGGCACCGAGTTGATGCTGGAGTTCGTCGGTGACGCCGAGTCGGGGGAGGCCGCGCCCCGACTGGCCCAGCTGCGCCCCGACCCGAGCGAACTGCGTGACCTGTGGGCCCAGTTGGTGGAGGCGCTGCGGGTGCTGGCTCGGGCCGGTTACGCGCACGGCGACCTGTCGCCGTACAACCTGCTCGTGCATCAGGGCCGGTTGGTCGTCATCGACCTGCCGCAGGTGGTCGACGTGGTGGCGAACCCACAGGGGCCGGAGTTCCTGGCCCGCGACGTGCGGGTGGTGGGCGCCTGGTTCGCGGCCCGGGGTCTCCCCGCCGAGCAGGTCGACCCCGGCGTGTTGACCGGAGAGCTGCTGCACGAGGCGGGCCTGCGCTGA